CCTCGTTGCGCGCGATCTCCTTGTCGTTCCGGTCGAGCACCAGCGCGCCGGTGCGCTTCTCCTCGGTGCCGAGGGTGCTCACGAGGCTGCCGTCGGCCAGTTCGATGGCGACGCCGTGGTGCGGCTCGGCGGAGGTGTAGGTGCGCCCCGCCGGCTTCTTCCCGCTGCTCAGCGCGGTGGGGTCGAAGACGTTGACCTCTCCGGTGCCGTCGGTGAAGAGCACGGTCTTCGCGGCGTGGCGGACCACGTGGCCCGGTTTGGCGCCCTTGTACTCGATGTCGGTGAGGGCCTGGCGGGTGGCGTCGAGGACGCGGAACCCGCTGTCGGTGGAGACGACGACGTGGTCCTTGTCGCCGGCCGGGTTGACCCGGTTGAAGCCGGGCAGGTCGATGGTCCCGGTGAGTTCCAGGCTCGCGCCGTCGAGGATGTACAGGCCGCCGTCGAAGGTGGCGACCAGCGGCTCCTGGACCGCCGCGGCGGGCGTGGCGCTCGCGGCCTTGCCGGACGCGGTGGCGGAGGGGGAGTTCTCTCCTCCGCAGGCGGTCAGGACCGTGGAGACCGCCAGGGCCAGTGCCGCTCCCGTGAGGGCTCTGCCGCGTATCGACTTGTTCATCGGCGTGTTCCTTTCTGCGCCGCGCGGTGGCGGCACGGGGGTACCAGGGGCCGGCGCCCGAAGTCCGGTGCGCCGGGAGGGGTTCGGGGGTCAGTCGCCGGTCAGGCCGGTGACCATGGCGGTGGTGTTGGCGCGCATCATCCGCTCGTAGGTGTCGGCGCCCCCGCCCTCGGCGGTCAGGGACTCCGAGTGGAGTTCGACGACGCGGACCCCGCCGCCCGTTTCCGCTCGCAGTACCTCGGCGAGCCGTCTGGGCTGGGAGGAGTCGGCGAAGACGGTGCGCACGCCCGCTCTCCGCATCGCCTCGGTGAGGGAGCGCAGGTCCGAGGAGCTGGGTGAGGCCAGCGTGGTGCCGCTGGGGATGACCGCGCCGATCACCTCGAAGCCGAAGCGGTCGGCGAGGTAGCCGAAGACGTGGTGGTTGGTGACCAGAGCCCGCCGGTCCGCGGGGACTTCGCCGAAGGACGTCTCCATCCAGGTGGTGAGGTCCGTGAGCCGCCGCGCGTAGCGGTCGGCGTTGGCCCGTACCGTGCCGGGGTCCACGCCTTCGACGTGCTCGATGACCTGGTCGGCCAGCAGGCCGGTGACCGCGCGCATCCGGTCGGGGTCGGTCCAGAAGTGCGGGTCGGGCTGTCCCTCCTCGCCCTCGGGGCCGCCGTCGTCGCCGGTGCGGAAGGTGAGCGGGTCGGCCGCCTCGCCGGCCGCGAAGGTGGCGACACCCGACGCGCGGGCGGCGTCGACGTGCCGCAGGACGTTCTCCTCCAGGCCGAGGCCGTTGTGGACGATCAGGTCGGCCTGTTCCAGCTCGGCGGCCTGCACCGCCGAGAGACCGAAGGAGTGCGGGTCGGCGTTGGGCTTCATCAGGACGGTGACGTCGGCCTCGTCGCCGACGATCTCGCGCGTGACGTCGCCGAGGATGTTGGTCGTGACGACGATGCCGGGCCGGTCGTCGCCGGCGCCGGTGGTGCACGCGGTGGCGGTCACGGCTGCCGCGAGGGCGAGCAGGCCCGCGATCAGGTGTCGCAGGCGAGCGACGCGCACCCGTGCGCGCCGCCTCGCCTCGGTCCGGCTCATCGTCCGGTCTCCGCCATGAGGACCGGCTTGACGTCCAGGTCGAACGAGCGCGCGATGCGCAGGCCGTCGTCGTAGTCGATCTCGAACACCCTGCTGCCCTCGGGGTCGTTGACGTAGGCGCGGCTGCGGTCGACCTCGATGACGGGTGCGCTGCGGTCGGAGCCGTCGGGTTCCCCTCCCGTCAGCAGCGGCTCGGTCCGCGCGGTCTGCTTCCCGGTCCCGATGTCGTAGCCGTGCACCGCGCCGTCGGTCTCCAGGACGAGCAACGGGGAGCCCTCGCCCGCCGTGTTGACCGCGACGACCGGTCCGGTGTCCACCCGCTTCCAGGTCCGTCCGGCGACATCGAGGACCCAGGCGGCGGTGTCGCCGGCCGGGGCGGTGAGGGTGTCGCTGCCGGGCCGGTGGCGGAAGGCGGTGGCGCGTTCCCGCGCCGGGACGTGCCGTCCGTACGGGATCTTCTCGGCGGTGAGGGCGCCGTCCCGCGCACGCACCAGCAGGGCGCCGTCGGCGCAGCCGAGGACCACGCCGCGCCGGGTGACGGCGTCTCCTTCGGGTGCCTGGCACGTCACGTCCGGGGATGCCACGCGTTCGCCCTCGCGGTCCAGGACGACGAGTTCGGTGGTGCCGCCCTTCTTCTCGAAGGCGAGCAGGTGTTCCTCGTAGGGCACGACGGCGCCGGCGTACGTGCCGGGCAGCTTCCGGGGAGTCGCGATCCGCCCCTTCTCCAGCGTGCCGCGGTCGTGGAGGACGGCGCGGCCGTTGTCGTCGGTCACCGCGGTCACGGCGATGTCGCTGCGTATCCGTGCCCGGCCGCCCTGGGGAAGCTCGCCCACGTCCCGCGCCGGCGCGCTGTAGTAGTGGACGTGGTCCCCGTGGTCC
The sequence above is a segment of the Streptomyces griseoviridis genome. Coding sequences within it:
- the aztC gene encoding zinc ABC transporter substrate-binding protein AztC produces the protein MSRTEARRRARVRVARLRHLIAGLLALAAAVTATACTTGAGDDRPGIVVTTNILGDVTREIVGDEADVTVLMKPNADPHSFGLSAVQAAELEQADLIVHNGLGLEENVLRHVDAARASGVATFAAGEAADPLTFRTGDDGGPEGEEGQPDPHFWTDPDRMRAVTGLLADQVIEHVEGVDPGTVRANADRYARRLTDLTTWMETSFGEVPADRRALVTNHHVFGYLADRFGFEVIGAVIPSGTTLASPSSSDLRSLTEAMRRAGVRTVFADSSQPRRLAEVLRAETGGGVRVVELHSESLTAEGGGADTYERMMRANTTAMVTGLTGD
- the aztD gene encoding zinc metallochaperone AztD; the encoded protein is MNKSIRGRALTGAALALAVSTVLTACGGENSPSATASGKAASATPAAAVQEPLVATFDGGLYILDGASLELTGTIDLPGFNRVNPAGDKDHVVVSTDSGFRVLDATRQALTDIEYKGAKPGHVVRHAAKTVLFTDGTGEVNVFDPTALSSGKKPAGRTYTSAEPHHGVAIELADGSLVSTLGTEEKRTGALVLDRNDKEIARNEECPGVHGEAAAENEAVGVGCEDGILIYKDGEFTKVDAPDDYGRIGNQAGSDASPILLGDYKTDPEAELERPTRVSLVDTEKKKLRLVELGTSYSFRSLARGPHGEALVLGTDGALHVIDPDTGEVERKIPVVGEWREPLDWQQARPTLFVRGHIAYVSEPGKKALHAVDLETGKKIASVTLPKSTNELSGVVAGH